From one Pagrus major chromosome 21, Pma_NU_1.0 genomic stretch:
- the LOC141017002 gene encoding neuromedin-U receptor 1-like: MPELNCSRAALSNTDATVFTDVGCPEVAVVCGMNISWVLANATAQDLDDMCLSEDDYLAKHLGPRRSPVFLPVCVIYLTIFLVGVLGNSLTCAVILRYRVMQTPTNYYLLSLAMSDLLVLLLGMPLELYDMWENYPFLLGEGGCYFKTFLFETVCFASILNVTALSVERYVAVVHPLKVKHMTTRSHVKRVVFMLWVLSMLCAVPNTSLHGILVQPPWFGRQFPRSAMCSVVKPTWMYNLIILISTVVFFLLPMLIISILYLLIGLRLHREKLMTEVNTRCSFGSESLTRTHKQKLSKRNLQVTKMLCVLVVVFGLCWAPFHVDRLVWSYIDTSSELHQKVFGHVHIFSGVCFYLSSAINPILYNLMSTRFREMFSHVTCFSNSWSPRSSLQMTQRSTLNEKTASSTRLT; encoded by the exons ATGCCGGAGCTGAACTGCTCTCGCGCGGCTCTTTCCAACACTGATGCCACAGTTTTCACTGACGTAGGCTGCCCCGAGGTTGCTGTGGTGTGTGGGATGAATATCTCCTGGGTGTTGGCTAATGCCACCGCACAAGATCTGGATGACATGTGCTTGAGCGAGGACGATTACCTGGCCAAGCACCTGGGGCCTCGGAGGTCCCCCGTGttccttcctgtctgtgtcatcTACCTCACCATCTTCTTGGTGGGCGTTCTGGGCAATTCCCTGACCTGTGCAGTTATTTTGCGCTACAGGGTGATGCAGACGCCCACCAACTACTATCTGCTGAGCCTGGCGATGTCTGacctgctggtgctgctgctgggcaTGCCGTTAGAGCTCTACGACATGTGGGAGAACTATCCCTTCCTGCTCGGGGAGGGAGGCTGCTACTTTAAAACCTTCCTGTTTGAGACGGTGTGCTTTGCTTCGATCCTCAACGTCACTGCACTCAGCGTTGAGCGCTACGTAGCGGTGGTGCACCCTCTCAAAGTCAAACACATGACCACACGTTCCCACGTCAAGAGGGTTGTCTTCATGCTGTGGGTGCTGTCCATGCTGTGTGCTGTGCCAAACACCAGTCTGCATGGGATTTTGGTGCAACCCCCATGGTTTGGACGTCAGTTTCCCAGATCTGCAATGTGCT CAGTGGTCAAGCCCACCTGGATGTACAACCTGATCATCCTGATTTCCACAGTGGTCTTCTTCCTGCTCCCCATGCTGATAATCAGCATCCTCTACCTGCTCATTGGCTTGCGGCTGCACAGGGAGAAGCTGATGACCGAAGTGAACACCAGGTGTAGCTTTGGATCGGAAAGTCTAACCAGGACCCACAAGCAGAAGCTGAGCAAACGTAACCTGCAAGTCACCAAAATGCTGT GCGTGCTGGTGGTTGTGTTCGGCCTTTGCTGGGCTCCTTTCCACGTGGACCGCTTGGTGTGGAGCTACATAGACACCTCGTCCGAGCTGCACCAAAAGGTCTTCGGGCACGTCCACATCTTCTCCGGAGTCTGCTTCTACCTGAGCTCTGCCATCAACCCCATCCTTTACAACCTCATGTCCACCAGGTTCAGAGAAATGTTCAGTCACGTTACCTGTTTTTCTAACAGCTGGTCGCCACGTTCCAGCCTACAGATGACCCAGCGCAGCACTTTGAACGAGAAAACGGCCAGCAGTACTAGATTGACTTAG